A genomic window from Octopus sinensis unplaced genomic scaffold, ASM634580v1 Contig13674, whole genome shotgun sequence includes:
- the LOC115229821 gene encoding uncharacterized protein LOC115229821 — protein sequence MITWINLMESSAAILSDSMLIAKALKFGKNFPEFKASHGWLKKFKLRNGIKLRKFHGDSGSVNHDEKSIADFNETINLKLNNMDWKMFIMQMKLVFFTRRFFVTLNSIEILFLSPRTSSLLQPMDQGIIKCFKAEFTNLKTNDIIEKVAAGENCQNAINAITLKTAATITFFAWNKVTPTTIKNCFRYAQWIKCETITINSESKNYENNYEEIIKKFQIDDPISCSQFVDSRGFTVLLKINVSQN from the coding sequence ATGATAACATGGATTAACTTAATGGAATCTAGTGCAGCAATTCTATCAGATTCGATGTTAATTGCAAAAGCtcttaaatttggaaaaaattttccagAATTTAAAGCAAGTCATGGGTGGCTAAAAAAGTTTAAATTACGAAATGGTATCAAGTTAAGAAAATTTCACGGAGACAGTGGATCAGTAAATCATGATGAAAAATCTATTgctgattttaatgaaacaatcaaTTTAAAATTGAACAATATGGATTGGAAAATGTTTATAATGCAGATGAAACTGGTGTTTTTTACAAGGCGATTCTTTGTCACGTTAAACTCaattgaaattctttttttgTCTCCTAGAACTTCCTCGCTCTTGCAACCAATGGATCAAGgaattataaaatgttttaaagccGAATTTACCAATTTGAAAACAAATGATATAATCGAAAAGGTTGCGGCAGGGGAAAATTGTCAAAATGCAATTAATGCAATCACCCTTAAAACTGCTGCGACAATAACATTCTTCGCTTGGAATAAAGTTACTCCTACGACCATCAAAAATTGTTTCCGTTATGCACAATGGATAAAATGTGAAACAATCACAATCAACAGTGAATCTAAGAACTACgaaaataattatgaagaaataattaagaaatttcaaATTGACGATCCAATATCTTGTAGTCAATTTGTTGAttcgagaggttttactgtattattaaaaataaacgtcTCCCAAAACTAA